The Clostridium septicum genome contains a region encoding:
- a CDS encoding transglutaminase-like domain-containing protein, translating into MSTYLAYGLCLFIIIWAIKGSTSASLQEKNSKYALDRLIYYFSIFISLIILMLNLDRLIIKILEIQNNYLHIGNINNKLFNIVALAMIFFLIQIIIYQFLKFLSSPLVKGYSKLLSGGLVKVIASSFIFGILKGFVIILILFVAVITFNNTINRGIKLNLFSDISAYCKLEKLISANRPIILNNDIKDYASVNSNFIVYYNGVTLEEGIKSTKEIDNKAIELTSNAKTDREKAKNIYSWIGSNIEYDFYKAEKALNNEKLSKSGAKEAFESRVGICFDYACLYVAMAKKANLGVRLVTGQGFDGKNFGPHAWNEVYLKDEGKWIKVDPTFYKSGDYFDTIDFDKEHIKESIAGEWK; encoded by the coding sequence ATGAGTACTTATTTAGCTTATGGGCTATGCCTTTTTATAATTATATGGGCAATTAAGGGGAGTACTAGTGCATCACTTCAAGAAAAAAACTCTAAATATGCTTTAGATAGACTGATTTATTATTTTTCAATATTTATTTCACTTATAATATTGATGTTAAATTTAGATAGACTTATTATTAAAATATTAGAGATACAAAATAACTATCTACATATAGGTAATATTAATAATAAGTTATTTAATATTGTTGCTTTAGCAATGATTTTTTTCTTAATACAGATTATAATATATCAATTTTTAAAGTTTTTATCTAGTCCTCTTGTTAAAGGGTATTCAAAGTTACTTTCAGGAGGATTAGTTAAAGTAATAGCATCCTCATTTATATTTGGTATTTTGAAAGGTTTTGTAATTATACTTATATTATTTGTTGCAGTAATAACTTTTAATAATACTATAAATAGAGGAATTAAGCTTAATCTTTTTAGTGATATAAGTGCGTATTGCAAATTAGAAAAGCTTATTTCGGCAAATAGACCAATAATTTTAAATAATGATATAAAAGATTATGCATCAGTAAATTCAAATTTTATTGTTTACTATAATGGAGTTACCCTAGAGGAAGGAATAAAATCAACAAAGGAAATTGATAATAAAGCTATTGAATTAACTTCTAATGCTAAAACAGATAGAGAAAAAGCAAAGAATATATATTCTTGGATTGGAAGCAACATAGAGTATGATTTTTATAAAGCAGAAAAGGCTTTAAACAATGAAAAGCTTTCAAAAAGTGGAGCTAAAGAGGCTTTTGAAAGTAGAGTAGGCATATGTTTTGATTATGCATGTCTTTATGTAGCAATGGCAAAAAAAGCAAATCTAGGAGTTAGGCTTGTTACAGGTCAAGGATTTGATGGCAAAAACTTTGGTCCTCATGCATGGAATGAAGTTTATTTGAAAGATGAGGGCAAATGGATAAAGGTTGATCCAACATTTTATAAATCAGGAGATTATTTTGACACCATAGATTTTGATAAAGAGCATATAAAGGAATCTATAGCAGGAGAATGGAAATAA
- a CDS encoding tetratricopeptide repeat protein — translation MDYFNEGNRFYNLKEYKNAIDCYKLSIDKYENVACSLYNSGVCYIKLKDFNNAISMIKKALELQKESKYFFNLAYCYAMLEDTNKALIYFNIAWSLDDSDNDCEKAIKLIMSKKKKAL, via the coding sequence GTGGATTATTTTAATGAAGGTAATAGATTTTATAACTTAAAAGAATATAAAAATGCTATAGATTGTTATAAATTATCTATTGATAAATATGAAAATGTAGCTTGCTCTTTATATAATTCTGGTGTTTGCTACATAAAATTAAAAGATTTTAATAATGCTATTTCTATGATAAAAAAAGCTCTTGAACTTCAAAAAGAAAGTAAATATTTTTTTAATTTAGCTTATTGTTATGCTATGCTTGAAGATACTAATAAAGCTTTAATTTATTTTAATATAGCATGGTCATTAGATGATAGTGATAACGACTGTGAAAAAGCAATTAAATTAATTATGTCTAAAAAAAAGAAAGCCCTATAA
- a CDS encoding carbohydrate kinase family protein, whose amino-acid sequence MIKNSPYILVLGASIVDIIGFSRKKYNPKDSIPGNIKISLGGVCRNISENLARVNVNTEFISILGDDEQGRNILTNAKEIGYSMEHSLILKDEYTPTYMAILNESGEMESAIVDMESIEKMDTSFIDSKEEIIMNSEYTILDADNPELMKYILEKFNGKTKFILDPVSASKAAKIKHLIKYFHTIKPNRLETEMLCGFKIEGTEDLHKAGEYFTKLGVENIFISLDEDGIYYKNSKEEGRIASSKVEVKNVTGAGDSFVAGIGYGYMNGISLKETVKYAIAMSVITISHEENINPNMSEEYVKEFIKTIKWREDF is encoded by the coding sequence ATGATAAAAAATAGTCCTTATATATTAGTATTAGGAGCATCCATAGTAGATATTATAGGGTTTAGCAGAAAAAAGTATAACCCAAAAGATTCAATTCCAGGAAATATAAAGATATCTTTAGGCGGTGTGTGCAGAAATATTTCAGAAAATTTAGCAAGGGTTAATGTTAACACTGAGTTTATTTCTATATTAGGAGATGATGAACAAGGAAGAAATATATTAACCAATGCAAAAGAAATAGGATATAGCATGGAACATTCTTTAATATTAAAAGATGAATATACACCTACATATATGGCAATTTTAAATGAGTCTGGAGAAATGGAATCAGCTATAGTTGATATGGAAAGTATTGAAAAGATGGATACATCATTTATTGATTCTAAAGAAGAAATAATAATGAATTCAGAGTACACTATATTAGACGCTGATAATCCTGAGCTAATGAAATATATTTTAGAAAAATTTAATGGAAAAACTAAATTTATTTTAGATCCAGTATCAGCAAGTAAAGCGGCTAAAATAAAGCATTTAATAAAATATTTTCATACAATAAAACCAAATAGACTAGAAACAGAAATGTTATGTGGTTTTAAGATAGAAGGTACTGAAGATTTACATAAAGCCGGTGAATATTTTACTAAATTAGGCGTTGAAAATATCTTTATAAGTCTTGATGAAGATGGAATTTATTATAAAAATTCTAAAGAAGAAGGCAGAATAGCATCATCTAAAGTAGAAGTTAAAAATGTTACAGGAGCAGGAGATTCATTTGTAGCTGGAATCGGATATGGATATATGAATGGAATTTCTTTAAAGGAAACAGTAAAGTATGCTATTGCAATGTCTGTAATTACTATATCTCATGAAGAAAATATTAATCCTAATATGAGTGAAGAATATGTAAAAGAGTTTATTAAAACAATTAAATGGAGAGAAGATTTTTAA